From Candidatus Poribacteria bacterium:
ACCAGAGGGAAGCTCAAAAGCGATCCGTTTACTGTGACAGTTGACGAAAGTGGTAAAGTGGTGAATAAAACCCCTGAGTTACAGGAGAGTAGTGGGTGGGGTGAGAGCATCCGAAACCAAGATGCCGATGTTATTCAGCGTTTGCGCGATGGCAGTCCTTGGGAAATGCAGGACCGGCGGCAGCTGCTGAACTTACAGCGATTGATCGATGGCTGCTATGAATCCGCAAGAAGTGAACGGGAGGTAGTTTTTTAACAGGAAACGTGAATTTTACCCATTTTACACGCAGATGAGGATAACAAAGATGAGTAAAACGAATATTATTGACGAGATCTTTGAAGCATTTCAGAACTACGGAGAGCAACTCTACGAAGGCGGGGAACAGGTCACACAACAACAGCACGCCCTGCAGACCGCTCACGCTGCCGAGAAGGATGGTGGTAGTGATACGTTGATAGCAGCCGCTATCCTACACGATTATGGGCATCTGGTTCATGATTTACCCCAAGAGGTTGTGGCGCGAGGAATAGATGATAAACATGAAGAACTTGTCGCCGCGCTTCTAGAGCCATATTTTGTCTCGGCGGTTACGGAGCCTGCGCGACTCCATGTGCCTGCGAAACGCTATCTCTGTGCAGTAGAACCGAGCTATTTTAACAAGCTGTCCCCCGTGTCCATTCGGAGTTTGGAACGGCAGGGTGGACCATTGACTGAAGCCGAGGTAAAAGCATTTGAAGCCCTACCTCACTATGTTGATGCAGTGCGGTTACGTCGCTATGATGAGATGGGTAAAGATCCTGATGCGGCAACACCCGATCTCGCGTATTACCGTCCCTATCTGGAGACTGGGCTAAAGAAATAATCCTTCTTTGCCACAAGCGAGGTGCAGTCGCCTTCCCAGCTTGGTTGCGGAGGTGCCACTGCAAAGATCTTAATGAAAATCCAGCGTGACCTGACCACGACTCTCTATATTCTTGCGTCGGGCATATACCTCATTGTTGGGGCACGGAGTTTCGCTAGAGCTCCGGATACACCTGAGACCGGCTACTTCTACCTGATTGGGCTCATCATATGGGTGGTCGCGACACTCGTGTGGATGCAGCAATCGCAAAGCCAAGTTTCTTCCGAATCTGATGCTAAAAACAGAAGTGAAGAAACCCTGGGATCGTATCGGGCAGTACGAATCTCCTACCTAATGAGTATCGGGTTCATGAGCGTATGCTCCATTGACGCTACCTTCTCGATCGCTGAAGGAACGTGGAGCAGTCGGATTGTGCCGATCTGTCAATTCGTATCTGCGACAATTACCCCTTGCCTTTTTCTCCATTGCTTTCTCATCTTTCCCGCAGAAAAACAGTTCGTCCAACGTAATACTTGGCTATTAAAACTCCTATATGTTCCGGGGATTGCTTTATGTTTGAGTATCTCCTTCTTCTATCTACGTGGGCAAGACTATACCCGCGAGTTTTTCCTAATCAAATTATCGCCTCTTGAAAACCTCACAATCGGGTTCCTTTTTGTTTATTCAATAGCTGGACAGTTGTTACTCCTGCACACCTCGTTTGGCGCGCCTTCTGCCTCTCAGCGCCGTCAAGCACGATGGTTGTTGCTCGGTATTGTTGCAGGGACATTCCCATTAGCTGTCTTCACGACAGCACCGCGTTTTTGGGATT
This genomic window contains:
- a CDS encoding metal-dependent phosphohydrolase, with the protein product MSKTNIIDEIFEAFQNYGEQLYEGGEQVTQQQHALQTAHAAEKDGGSDTLIAAAILHDYGHLVHDLPQEVVARGIDDKHEELVAALLEPYFVSAVTEPARLHVPAKRYLCAVEPSYFNKLSPVSIRSLERQGGPLTEAEVKAFEALPHYVDAVRLRRYDEMGKDPDAATPDLAYYRPYLETGLKK